A window from Leuconostoc mesenteroides subsp. mesenteroides encodes these proteins:
- a CDS encoding phosphoenolpyruvate carboxylase, with the protein MTSRKIPSIMGTQHPDNANAPFWESSQQPFISAYRETGEAFENFNELNVDEYMWDWEGKHADAAVIDRLFSTEYDYFKDHQIGRDKFLTFRFPNIWEEKGYNLMQAMTAFLSSEDFAHDLGFSRPLFEAILPMAQRADQILKMQILFEKLANFKSAEFTRSDKNTPYIEMIPLFEDFETQLHAPEILKEYLTLHEEHFGFRPKYMRVFLAGSDSALTAGFMSSITGNKLAIARLHEFAAEENIEIFPISGTGSAIFRGGLSPQRIDRYVTEFPGVRTATVQSAFRYDFPIEEVQKGIAELKEKLPVAEPLKISLDDQKILTEIAEESAKFYSNTLDNLIPSMQAIFKAFPKRRDRRQHVGVLGYSRSVDGIELPRAINFTGSFYSVGVPPEFIGFGRALKHLDADHLSVFVRSYPSMSKDFNELARFVNMDALQILKTQNAAWAEVEEDILIMQRIFKFEIGPQTREEQQHAEIALQVVQFKEGAPIAITALINRMAQLRHFLG; encoded by the coding sequence ATGACATCACGTAAAATCCCTTCAATCATGGGAACACAACATCCAGATAACGCTAATGCGCCATTCTGGGAAAGTTCTCAGCAACCATTTATCAGTGCCTATCGAGAAACCGGTGAAGCATTTGAAAACTTTAATGAACTAAATGTCGATGAGTATATGTGGGATTGGGAAGGTAAACATGCTGATGCAGCTGTCATTGATCGCTTGTTTAGCACAGAGTATGATTATTTCAAAGATCATCAAATCGGTCGTGACAAGTTTTTAACTTTCCGTTTCCCTAATATTTGGGAAGAGAAAGGCTACAACTTAATGCAAGCAATGACTGCCTTCTTAAGTTCTGAAGACTTTGCCCATGACCTTGGCTTCTCTCGACCATTATTTGAAGCTATTCTGCCAATGGCACAGCGTGCAGACCAAATTCTGAAAATGCAAATTTTGTTTGAAAAGTTGGCTAACTTCAAATCAGCAGAATTTACTCGCTCTGATAAAAACACGCCCTATATTGAAATGATTCCTCTTTTTGAGGATTTTGAAACACAACTACATGCACCTGAAATTTTAAAAGAGTATTTGACTCTCCACGAAGAACATTTTGGCTTCCGACCAAAGTACATGCGAGTATTCTTAGCTGGATCGGATTCTGCCTTAACAGCTGGATTTATGAGTTCAATTACTGGTAATAAACTGGCAATTGCGCGACTTCATGAGTTTGCTGCAGAAGAGAACATTGAAATTTTCCCAATTTCAGGAACCGGATCAGCAATTTTCAGAGGTGGTTTATCTCCTCAGCGTATCGATCGCTACGTCACAGAATTCCCAGGTGTTCGCACAGCAACGGTTCAATCAGCATTCCGTTACGACTTTCCTATTGAAGAAGTACAAAAAGGTATCGCTGAATTAAAAGAAAAATTGCCTGTTGCAGAACCATTAAAAATATCTCTTGATGATCAAAAGATTTTAACTGAGATAGCTGAAGAGTCTGCTAAGTTTTATTCTAATACGTTAGATAATTTGATCCCTAGTATGCAAGCAATTTTCAAGGCGTTCCCAAAGCGTCGTGATCGACGTCAACACGTTGGTGTCCTCGGTTATTCACGTTCAGTTGACGGCATTGAATTACCAAGAGCGATTAACTTTACTGGCTCATTCTACTCAGTGGGAGTACCACCAGAATTTATTGGTTTTGGACGCGCATTGAAGCATTTAGACGCTGATCATTTGAGCGTATTTGTTCGCTCATATCCTAGCATGAGTAAAGATTTTAATGAACTAGCTCGCTTTGTTAATATGGATGCTTTACAAATTCTAAAAACTCAAAATGCTGCTTGGGCTGAAGTTGAAGAAGATATTCTCATTATGCAACGTATTTTCAAGTTTGAAATTGGCCCTCAAACACGCGAAGAACAACAACATGCTGAAATAGCACTTCAAGTTGTGCAATTTAAAGAAGGTGCTCCCATTGCCATTACAGCCCTTATTAACCGCATGGCACAATTACGACACTTCCTTGGATAA
- a CDS encoding diacylglycerol kinase encodes MPDFHIINLIEDNYQNIQSANFVSHVKNSLPFASWDDTRFNAETTFIAKRLAKKIPDESSNHVILVLGNDSTLSTVLNGLLSIERQHQLPISYIPLNVHTNFTPARHFKAEANILLQLQQIHHPKFLNIGKICGDIPKQQTKYFVNSVGIGLDTKLTEHKKNSIKSDGLFKLKLLKHHFSTIKAFLNQKSFPVTINVCSEYLQLPNVYLLSLKNTPNSAVTTDNSIDMIVLGKMKIMQFVIGIIFNRNDLRSNIIRRVNLSPGDAIHVHDIQPGHIDGELLGNGSFSFTVSQQSYPFWI; translated from the coding sequence ATGCCAGATTTCCACATTATTAATTTAATTGAAGATAACTACCAAAATATACAATCTGCAAATTTCGTCTCTCATGTGAAAAATTCACTACCGTTTGCTTCGTGGGATGATACTCGATTTAATGCCGAAACAACCTTTATAGCAAAAAGACTGGCTAAAAAAATACCGGATGAATCATCAAATCATGTCATCTTAGTACTTGGCAATGACAGCACTTTGAGTACTGTATTAAATGGATTACTTAGTATCGAGCGCCAACATCAACTTCCTATTAGTTATATACCTTTGAATGTTCATACTAATTTTACACCTGCGCGCCATTTCAAAGCTGAAGCAAATATCTTACTTCAGTTACAGCAAATTCATCATCCAAAATTTTTAAATATTGGCAAAATTTGTGGTGATATACCCAAGCAACAAACTAAGTATTTTGTTAATAGTGTTGGCATTGGTTTGGATACTAAATTAACTGAACACAAGAAAAATAGTATTAAAAGTGACGGTTTATTCAAACTTAAACTATTAAAGCATCATTTTTCGACTATCAAAGCATTCTTGAATCAAAAAAGTTTTCCTGTAACAATCAACGTTTGTTCGGAATATTTGCAACTACCAAACGTCTACTTACTATCCCTGAAAAACACACCAAATTCAGCAGTTACTACTGATAATTCAATAGATATGATTGTTCTTGGTAAAATGAAGATAATGCAATTTGTCATCGGTATTATTTTCAATCGTAACGATTTAAGATCAAACATCATTCGTCGTGTTAATCTATCTCCCGGGGATGCTATTCATGTTCACGATATTCAACCCGGACATATCGACGGTGAATTACTTGGAAATGGTAGCTTTTCATTTACAGTTAGTCAACAGTCTTATCCATTTTGGATTTAA
- a CDS encoding ADP-ribosylglycohydrolase, with translation MVKKGSTIQFLLKGMAVGESIAYLPVREQEKLLRGESDHELKWGTQTSLALTTTASLSRGYQLADVMIHLQSWYKKRQYAPMGTIQDVDIVTKQALENYTKNRDILAAGIGTDDADSENILSRMLPVSLYLYHQVGVSFINDESAMLMLHRIAGLTHNDEGALVSVGMLSLIVSQILDGHLISDAVENGLAFGFEYYSRHQVFVNELTAFYDLNLPDFSNIPADKIELNGKASPTLEAVIWSLLNSENYTQAVEKSLIHGHANSIVPTLVSAIAAIYYKDDLVLDFGQNLVSKRVITTVIGQAERSSRFNLLNKPTNLS, from the coding sequence ATGGTTAAAAAAGGATCAACAATTCAATTTTTGTTGAAAGGAATGGCTGTAGGTGAGAGTATTGCTTATTTGCCAGTTCGTGAACAGGAAAAATTGTTACGAGGTGAGTCAGATCATGAGCTAAAATGGGGTACCCAGACAAGCTTAGCACTGACGACAACGGCTAGTTTATCACGTGGGTATCAGTTGGCAGATGTAATGATTCATTTGCAGAGCTGGTATAAAAAACGTCAATATGCACCAATGGGAACAATCCAGGATGTAGATATTGTGACCAAGCAGGCGCTAGAAAATTATACTAAAAATAGAGATATATTGGCAGCAGGAATTGGTACGGATGATGCTGATAGTGAAAATATACTGTCACGAATGCTACCAGTATCGCTTTATTTATATCATCAAGTAGGAGTTTCTTTTATTAATGATGAATCGGCCATGCTCATGTTACACAGAATAGCTGGTTTAACGCACAATGATGAGGGTGCTCTAGTCAGTGTGGGGATGCTCAGCCTTATTGTCAGTCAAATATTAGATGGGCATTTGATATCTGATGCCGTAGAAAATGGATTAGCATTTGGATTTGAGTATTATTCTCGACACCAAGTTTTTGTAAATGAACTAACTGCGTTTTACGATCTTAATCTACCTGATTTTTCAAATATACCAGCTGATAAAATTGAATTAAATGGTAAAGCATCACCAACATTGGAAGCGGTTATTTGGAGCTTGTTGAATAGTGAGAATTATACGCAAGCAGTTGAAAAATCTTTGATTCATGGTCATGCTAATAGTATTGTACCCACATTAGTTAGTGCCATCGCTGCAATATATTATAAAGATGATTTAGTATTAGACTTTGGACAAAATCTTGTTTCAAAACGTGTGATTACAACGGTAATTGGGCAAGCTGAACGTTCATCAAGATTTAATCTATTAAATAAACCCACTAACCTAAGTTAG
- a CDS encoding methionine adenosyltransferase: MAKYFTSESVSAGHPDKIADQIADAILDAVLEQDPKARSAVEVTTSTGDVSIFGELSTNAYVNIRKIATDTIREIGYNHAELGFTADSVNVSNRIVEQSGDIAQAVDNAEDDPDQLGAGDQGMVFGYATNETDSYLPLTLALSHRLMRKIRDVRESESLPYLRPDAKGEVTVELDDNDKVKRIAAVVLSTQHDDEVTLEQLRADIRKHVIDEVLPQDLVDEDTIYYINPSGRFVLGGPQADSGLTGRKIIVDTYGGAAHHGGGAFSGKDATKVDRSAAYYARYVAKNMVAAGVADKLELQVSYAIGVARPVSLNVDSFGTAKISEDKINEIITKLFDFRPLAIINNLNLRRPIYKQTAAFGHFGRTDIDLPWESLDKVKEIKNLL, translated from the coding sequence ATGGCAAAGTATTTCACATCGGAATCAGTTTCTGCTGGGCATCCAGATAAGATAGCTGATCAAATAGCTGATGCTATTTTAGATGCAGTTCTCGAGCAAGATCCAAAGGCACGTTCAGCGGTTGAAGTAACTACTTCAACAGGAGATGTATCCATTTTTGGTGAATTATCCACGAATGCTTATGTTAATATTCGCAAAATCGCAACAGATACAATTCGTGAAATTGGCTATAATCACGCTGAACTAGGATTTACTGCCGATTCAGTCAACGTTTCTAATAGAATTGTTGAGCAATCAGGTGATATTGCGCAAGCTGTCGATAATGCAGAAGATGATCCAGATCAACTTGGAGCTGGTGATCAAGGTATGGTATTTGGCTATGCTACGAACGAAACAGACAGTTATTTACCATTGACATTGGCTTTGTCACATCGTTTAATGCGTAAAATACGTGATGTACGTGAAAGCGAAAGTTTACCATATTTACGACCAGATGCTAAAGGCGAAGTAACAGTTGAATTAGATGATAACGATAAAGTTAAGCGTATTGCTGCTGTGGTTCTTTCAACACAGCATGATGACGAAGTCACATTAGAACAATTGCGAGCTGACATTCGTAAGCATGTCATTGATGAAGTGTTACCACAGGATTTGGTAGACGAAGATACGATTTATTATATTAATCCGTCTGGCAGATTTGTTTTAGGTGGACCACAAGCCGATTCAGGACTAACAGGACGTAAAATTATTGTGGACACTTATGGTGGTGCTGCCCATCATGGTGGTGGTGCCTTTTCAGGTAAAGATGCTACAAAAGTGGATCGTTCTGCTGCCTACTATGCGCGCTATGTTGCCAAAAACATGGTTGCAGCTGGAGTTGCTGATAAGTTAGAGTTGCAAGTATCATACGCAATTGGCGTTGCACGTCCTGTATCATTGAACGTTGATTCATTTGGTACAGCCAAAATTTCGGAAGACAAAATCAATGAAATTATAACTAAGTTATTTGATTTCAGACCATTAGCTATTATTAACAACCTAAATTTGCGTCGTCCAATTTATAAACAAACAGCTGCATTCGGACATTTTGGACGTACTGATATTGATCTTCCTTGGGAATCACTAGATAAGGTGAAAGAAATCAAAAACTTGCTTTAA
- the miaA gene encoding tRNA (adenosine(37)-N6)-dimethylallyltransferase MiaA, translating to MNKIVVLTGPTASGKSSLSINMAQRFNGEIVSADSMQIYRGLDVGTAKVTKREQSIVPHHLIDIVELTAKYSVGDFIIDADEAIADIISRGKLPIIVGGTGLYVKALLGFQELEYAASDTEEVHKLNAYELDELVFELKSLDINRAQKVDLKNKQRVIRAIQIAKHGKKDAKLMQRPKYDAQVIALDWPRELLYERINNRVTHMVRDGVLKEVQTILDAGGEVLQSGKAIGYKEFFPYVRNQTTLDEAINQLQQDSRRYAKRQLTYLRHQIPGLVWLEGQTAEIRLTEMIEDWL from the coding sequence ATGAATAAGATAGTCGTATTGACTGGACCAACAGCCTCCGGTAAAAGTAGTTTATCTATTAATATGGCACAACGTTTCAATGGTGAAATTGTATCAGCTGATTCGATGCAAATTTATCGTGGCTTGGACGTTGGAACTGCCAAAGTAACTAAAAGAGAACAAAGTATTGTTCCGCACCATTTAATTGACATTGTAGAGTTAACCGCCAAGTATTCTGTGGGTGATTTTATTATTGATGCAGATGAAGCTATTGCTGACATTATTTCACGAGGTAAATTACCAATTATCGTAGGCGGCACTGGGCTATATGTTAAAGCTTTATTGGGATTTCAAGAACTAGAATATGCCGCAAGTGATACGGAAGAGGTGCATAAATTAAATGCTTATGAACTAGATGAATTGGTTTTTGAATTAAAATCTTTAGATATTAATCGTGCTCAAAAAGTAGATTTGAAAAACAAGCAACGTGTTATTCGAGCAATCCAAATAGCCAAACATGGGAAAAAAGATGCAAAATTAATGCAACGGCCAAAGTATGATGCGCAAGTTATTGCCCTTGATTGGCCCCGTGAGCTACTTTATGAACGTATCAATAATCGTGTTACACATATGGTTCGAGATGGCGTATTGAAAGAAGTACAAACCATTCTGGATGCTGGTGGGGAAGTACTACAATCAGGAAAAGCCATCGGTTACAAGGAGTTTTTCCCCTACGTACGCAATCAAACAACTTTGGATGAAGCAATTAACCAATTACAACAGGATTCTAGGCGGTATGCAAAGCGACAATTAACCTATTTACGTCATCAAATACCTGGATTAGTCTGGCTAGAAGGACAAACGGCTGAAATTAGATTAACAGAGATGATTGAAGATTGGTTATAA
- a CDS encoding glycerophosphodiester phosphodiesterase, with the protein MTEIIAHRGYRIVAPENTLPAFEAALAYDIDMIETDVHRTKDGHLVIIHDETVDRTTNGTGLVKELTLTEIKMLDAGSYKHPRMNNVSIPTLEELLLFLKNEGFTKTLVLEIKTDHTDYPGIEQEVLKLVNRFDPTYDVIYQSFNLKSLRTIRKLQPNAKIAALVFWPSPKAWWLKSIGVFKFVHPDIRILKRKPKLFWRIGLPIRPWTVDKEEDMRAVFKAKLPGIITNQVALACRIRKEIQKVNE; encoded by the coding sequence ATGACAGAAATAATAGCACACCGCGGATATCGCATAGTTGCTCCAGAAAACACACTACCTGCTTTTGAGGCAGCTTTGGCATATGACATTGACATGATTGAAACTGATGTACATCGTACGAAAGATGGACATCTTGTGATCATTCACGATGAAACAGTAGATCGAACAACCAATGGGACCGGCTTAGTAAAGGAATTAACTTTAACAGAAATAAAAATGTTGGATGCAGGTAGTTATAAACATCCAAGGATGAATAACGTTTCAATCCCAACACTAGAAGAACTATTACTTTTTTTAAAGAATGAAGGGTTTACTAAAACATTAGTTCTAGAAATAAAAACAGATCATACTGACTATCCGGGTATTGAGCAAGAAGTTTTGAAGTTAGTGAATCGGTTTGATCCGACATATGATGTTATTTATCAAAGCTTCAATTTAAAATCATTAAGAACGATACGAAAGCTTCAGCCTAATGCTAAAATTGCTGCGCTAGTATTTTGGCCTTCACCAAAGGCTTGGTGGTTAAAAAGTATTGGTGTATTTAAATTTGTACATCCTGATATTAGAATACTAAAAAGAAAACCAAAATTATTTTGGCGTATAGGATTGCCCATTCGCCCCTGGACAGTTGATAAGGAAGAAGATATGCGTGCTGTATTCAAAGCAAAATTACCGGGAATTATCACGAATCAAGTAGCGCTGGCTTGCCGAATACGTAAGGAGATACAAAAAGTTAATGAATAA
- a CDS encoding DUF3042 family protein: protein MKSFKLGVIIGTFGTAVAVAGSALVYRHKVIKPIEQAEEEYNEVSKAAIRRSVAAHQSRY from the coding sequence ATGAAATCATTTAAATTAGGTGTTATCATTGGAACTTTTGGAACAGCCGTTGCAGTTGCTGGAAGTGCTTTAGTATATCGACACAAAGTTATTAAGCCCATTGAACAGGCAGAAGAAGAATACAATGAAGTCTCTAAAGCAGCTATCAGAAGAAGCGTTGCTGCGCATCAGTCACGATACTAA
- a CDS encoding rhodanese-like domain-containing protein: MNNVLLLVAIIAFAWILISFGGWFWVFISAKMHGTLLKPTEFTEKLEANNGQIIDVRESTLYKRSHILGSRNIVAMNFLQGKSGLRKDRDIFLYDDNLRDAVRAAKSLSKQGFEKDKVFILRGGFNRYEGKKTK; encoded by the coding sequence ATGAATAACGTATTATTATTAGTAGCGATAATAGCATTTGCCTGGATTTTGATTTCATTTGGTGGTTGGTTTTGGGTTTTCATCTCGGCAAAAATGCATGGTACATTGTTAAAGCCTACTGAGTTTACTGAAAAACTAGAAGCAAATAACGGTCAAATTATTGATGTGCGGGAAAGCACATTGTATAAACGGTCACATATTTTAGGCTCTCGAAACATTGTGGCTATGAATTTTTTGCAGGGAAAATCTGGGTTGCGTAAAGATCGTGACATCTTTCTATACGATGATAACCTTCGTGATGCTGTGCGAGCTGCTAAATCATTAAGTAAGCAAGGTTTTGAAAAAGATAAGGTTTTCATATTACGAGGCGGTTTTAATCGCTATGAAGGTAAAAAGACAAAATAA
- a CDS encoding adaptor protein MecA: protein MEKERINENTIRVMIDNSDLKDRGITVMELLGNHEKIESFFYNILSEVDTEHDFEDDDQVSFQILPNRNGLELFISRLDEENKISDILDNITNFTSKQPANIDNISDKRRQELRQSDKGDIVKSKVSSSDKKNSSQENFEKTKVILKLSDFENVIAIANSLKIENLVSDLYLYEGTYYLNLLVLDSSVTQEQIKNELAIALEFSRISHVTHEVLHEHGQLILKHKALEKVKSLFS, encoded by the coding sequence ATGGAAAAGGAAAGAATTAATGAAAATACAATCCGCGTTATGATTGATAATTCTGATTTAAAAGATCGTGGCATTACTGTAATGGAACTATTGGGTAATCATGAAAAAATCGAATCTTTTTTTTATAATATTTTGTCTGAAGTAGACACTGAGCATGATTTTGAAGATGATGATCAAGTTTCGTTTCAAATTTTACCAAATCGTAATGGATTGGAATTATTCATTTCACGTCTAGATGAAGAGAACAAAATTTCTGACATATTAGATAATATTACCAATTTTACAAGTAAGCAACCGGCAAATATTGATAATATTTCTGATAAGAGACGTCAAGAATTGCGTCAATCAGATAAAGGAGATATTGTGAAATCAAAAGTATCTTCAAGTGACAAAAAAAATAGTTCTCAAGAGAACTTTGAAAAAACGAAAGTAATATTGAAATTATCTGATTTTGAGAATGTTATTGCTATTGCAAATAGCCTTAAAATTGAAAATTTAGTATCTGACCTATATTTATATGAGGGCACGTATTATTTAAATCTATTAGTTCTTGATAGTTCTGTTACTCAAGAGCAAATAAAGAATGAATTGGCCATTGCTTTAGAATTTTCTCGTATTAGTCATGTCACACATGAAGTTCTGCATGAGCATGGACAACTTATATTGAAGCACAAAGCACTTGAAAAAGTTAAAAGTTTATTTTCTTAA
- a CDS encoding Spx/MgsR family RNA polymerase-binding regulatory protein yields MVTLFLSPSCTSCRKAKQWLEEHHISYLERNLSKEPLRAEEVSKMLRLTEDGTDEIISRRSKVFANLDMSLEDLTINKLIKLIVEYPSLLKRPIIIDDRRMQVGYNEDEIRRFLPRTVRQRELIRATYKADFEEEAKNLIVEEV; encoded by the coding sequence ATGGTTACACTATTTTTATCACCGAGTTGTACCTCATGCAGAAAAGCAAAGCAGTGGTTGGAAGAACACCATATTTCATATCTTGAAAGAAACTTGAGCAAAGAACCATTACGAGCAGAAGAAGTTAGTAAAATGTTGCGCTTAACTGAAGATGGTACGGACGAAATAATTTCTAGACGTTCAAAAGTTTTTGCAAATTTAGACATGTCTTTAGAAGATCTTACTATAAATAAATTGATTAAGTTGATTGTGGAGTATCCATCATTACTTAAGCGACCAATAATCATTGATGATCGGCGTATGCAGGTAGGTTACAATGAGGATGAGATTCGTCGTTTTTTGCCACGAACTGTTCGTCAGCGAGAATTAATTCGTGCAACATATAAGGCTGACTTTGAGGAAGAAGCGAAGAACTTAATTGTCGAAGAAGTGTAA
- a CDS encoding S1 RNA-binding domain-containing protein produces the protein MKYSVGQKLKGRITGIQPYGAFVSLDDHTQGLIHISECKSGIVRDLNGELKVGKEVSVVVMDIEQYNGKISLSLRQDEMISANQKMIGKNYTLKKRFWTNYHLEYGFASIADKQGEWIEEALRRLGK, from the coding sequence ATGAAGTATTCTGTAGGTCAAAAATTAAAAGGACGTATAACGGGGATTCAACCATATGGAGCATTCGTATCATTAGACGATCATACACAAGGTCTTATCCATATTTCGGAATGCAAATCAGGTATTGTTCGTGATTTGAACGGTGAATTAAAAGTAGGTAAAGAAGTTAGCGTCGTAGTTATGGATATCGAACAGTATAATGGCAAAATAAGTTTATCCTTGCGTCAAGATGAAATGATAAGTGCTAACCAAAAAATGATTGGTAAAAATTATACTTTAAAAAAACGTTTTTGGACAAACTATCATTTAGAATATGGTTTTGCATCTATTGCTGATAAACAGGGTGAATGGATTGAAGAGGCGCTTAGGCGTCTCGGGAAGTGA
- a CDS encoding peptidylprolyl isomerase: protein MVEYPQLDAANYSGPVATFKTNKGDIRVKLFSDIAPKTVENFITHAKNGYYNDGIFHRVISDFMIQGGDPEGTGMGGESIWGGSFEDEFSDHLFNTYGALSMANAGPNTNGSQFFIVQASNFPTQMVSALRSLPAEVADFYRQKGGTPWLDGKHTVFGQVIEGFNIVDEIAKVKVDMSDKPREDVIIHTIEIAGV, encoded by the coding sequence ATGGTAGAGTATCCACAATTAGATGCTGCTAATTATAGTGGCCCTGTTGCAACTTTTAAAACAAATAAAGGTGATATTAGAGTTAAATTGTTTTCTGATATTGCGCCGAAAACTGTCGAAAATTTTATTACACATGCAAAAAATGGTTATTACAACGATGGTATTTTTCACCGTGTTATCAGTGATTTTATGATTCAAGGTGGCGATCCTGAAGGAACTGGTATGGGTGGTGAAAGCATTTGGGGCGGTAGCTTTGAAGATGAGTTTAGCGATCATTTGTTTAATACTTATGGCGCTCTTTCGATGGCTAACGCTGGACCTAATACGAATGGATCACAGTTTTTCATTGTACAGGCATCTAATTTTCCAACACAAATGGTTTCGGCATTACGTAGTTTGCCGGCAGAAGTAGCCGATTTTTATCGACAAAAAGGCGGTACACCATGGTTGGATGGTAAACACACTGTGTTTGGCCAAGTGATTGAAGGATTCAATATTGTCGATGAAATAGCAAAAGTAAAAGTTGATATGTCGGATAAGCCACGTGAAGATGTAATTATCCATACGATTGAGATAGCAGGTGTATAA
- a CDS encoding DNA-directed RNA polymerase subunit omega, whose product MLLYPSVDKLLEKVDSRYKLIALGAKRARELDAGLPATQETFESNKSVGQALEEIENGAVIIDPKFEDEV is encoded by the coding sequence ATGTTACTATATCCATCAGTTGATAAGCTATTAGAAAAGGTTGATTCACGTTATAAGCTAATTGCTTTAGGCGCAAAGCGTGCTCGTGAGTTAGATGCTGGTTTGCCAGCAACTCAAGAAACATTCGAATCGAATAAGTCTGTTGGGCAAGCGTTAGAAGAAATTGAAAATGGTGCTGTCATTATTGACCCCAAATTTGAAGACGAAGTATAA
- a CDS encoding guanylate kinase: MTQRGLLIVLSGPSGVGKGTVRKAIFEEESIDFQYSISATTRQPRAGEVDGEDYFFVTREQFEEKINNGDMLEYAKYVSNYYGTPKSFIDETLASGRDVFLEIDVQGALQVKSKMPEGIYIFLTPPDLTNLRDRLVGRGTDSADVIEKRVAAARDELKMMINYDYAVENDVVSNAVERIKSIITAERLRVTRVFDKIQ, translated from the coding sequence ATGACTCAGCGTGGTTTATTAATCGTACTTTCAGGGCCCTCAGGTGTCGGAAAAGGCACTGTACGTAAAGCAATTTTTGAAGAAGAAAGCATTGATTTTCAATATTCGATTTCCGCTACAACACGTCAGCCCCGTGCTGGAGAAGTAGACGGTGAAGATTATTTTTTTGTAACCCGTGAACAGTTTGAAGAAAAAATTAATAATGGTGACATGTTAGAGTATGCAAAATATGTCAGTAACTATTACGGAACACCTAAAAGCTTTATAGATGAGACGCTAGCAAGCGGGCGTGATGTTTTTTTGGAAATAGACGTTCAAGGTGCTTTGCAAGTTAAATCAAAAATGCCAGAAGGTATTTACATATTTTTAACACCGCCAGATTTAACAAATCTACGCGATCGTTTGGTCGGTCGTGGTACAGATTCTGCTGATGTGATTGAAAAAAGAGTTGCAGCGGCACGTGATGAACTTAAAATGATGATTAATTACGATTATGCTGTTGAAAACGATGTAGTTTCAAATGCAGTTGAACGAATCAAATCAATCATTACAGCAGAACGCTTACGCGTAACTCGTGTATTTGATAAGATACAATAA